From the Candidatus Blochmannia vicinus genome, the window TAATACATAAATTAATAAAGTGTTTTTCAAGTGTTATTTTTATTGGAATATTTAATTTAAATGATACGTATAGCTTGACGTATTACGTTTTTTCATTAGAGTAAATTACTTTACATTTTAAAATAAATGTGTTGTTGTCTTCTTTTTCTAGTTGTACTGAAAGTATATATGGATCAGGTATATATTTATGTATTATTCGGGTTAAATCTTTTTTTAGTTGATATAAATAATGTGGAGAATGGTTATTTATATTTTTGATCTTATGTTCAGAAATAACGTCTTGTAGTCTTCTTTTGGCAATTTTAGCTGGGGTTCTTTTTCTTAAAAAAAGGAAATTGACTAATACCATAAGTATTATCTCTTAAAAAATCGTTTTAAAAAGTTAAATTTTTTGCTTTCAGTAAATCGAAAAGGACACTGTTTCCCCAATAAACGATCCACTGTATCTGAGTAGGCTTGACCTGCATGGGATTTGATATCTAAAATAATTGGTTCACCTTGATTAGATGCTTTTAGTACTGATTTATCTTCTGGTATAACACCCAATAAAGGGATTCTTAATATTTCTATTACGTCTTCTAAACTAAGCATATCTCCATGTTTTACGCGAATAGGATTATATCGAGTCAGTAATAAGTATTCTTTGATAGTTTCTATATTATTTATAGAATGTTTAGATTTAGAAGACAAAATACCTAAAACACGATCTGAGTCATGTACTGAAGAAACTTCTGGATTGGTGATGACGATAGCTTCGTCAGCAAAATGTAGAGCTGCTAATGCTCCGCTATCAATACCTGCAGGAGAATCACATATTATAAATTCAAA encodes:
- a CDS encoding cell division topological specificity factor MinE, producing the protein MVLVNFLFLRKRTPAKIAKRRLQDVISEHKIKNINNHSPHYLYQLKKDLTRIIHKYIPDPYILSVQLEKEDNNTFILKCKVIYSNEKT
- the minD gene encoding septum site-determining protein MinD; this encodes MARIIVITSGKGGVGKTTSSAAIATGLAHKGKKTVVIDFDIGLRNLDLVMGCERRVVYDFINVIQNEATLHQALIKDKRSDYLYILPASQTRDKNALTLIGVEKILNDLNKMNFEFIICDSPAGIDSGALAALHFADEAIVITNPEVSSVHDSDRVLGILSSKSKHSINNIETIKEYLLLTRYNPIRVKHGDMLSLEDVIEILRIPLLGVIPEDKSVLKASNQGEPIILDIKSHAGQAYSDTVDRLLGKQCPFRFTESKKFNFLKRFFKR